In Cyanobacterium stanieri LEGE 03274, the sequence AGGCCCTTGGCAACTCCTCTACGTCATTATTAGAGCGAGAGCCAATGGATATATATAATTTATCCTCTGTGGGGGAAACGACCACATTTCTTGTCCAATGTTGGTTATAGCCTCCCCCTGGTAGGGTGGCAATTAATTGCCCTTCTCCTTCTAATTGATTTTGTCCTGAAGTATAAGCATATCGCCTAACTCCATTATGATTTCCGAGGAAAAAATAATTTTCGGTAAATGCCATACCAAAGGGAATATCTAAACCATTATCGGCATCGGCAAATATTGATTTTTGGTCGGCTACTCCATCATTATTGGTATCTTGTAAGCGGGTAATGCGGTTGTCTCTAGTTTCTGTTACTAAGACATCTCCTTCTGGAGTCAAACGCAACCAGCGGGGATTATTTAAACCATCGGCGTAAACGTTTACAGTGAATCCTTCTGGTAGATTAAAAATTCGTTGTGATGGAATGGGTAAGATTCTTGGGGGGGAGGAGGCGCTTTCGGTGGCAAAAGGCTCTGGTAATTCTTCTACATCAATGATAATTGGTTCTGGGTTAAGGGTATTGGTTGAAAGGGAGGGGGTATTATTACTCGATAATGGAGCGGGGTTTTGATCCTGTTTTTGGTCACAGGCTGTTAATGTGATTAAGATTAGGGGAAGTAAGTATTTTAGTGTCATGATGAATGAAAAAAATGATCAGTCGGTGTTGTTGGGTTAAAATTTTATGTTAAGTTTTAATTGGTAAGGGTTGTGAGCAGTCATGGGGTAATCATTTGGACGGTCGATGGATATTGAAAGGGGTTAGTTATCGGTTGTTTAAGAATGGATGATTGATGGTGATTTATGTTTGTGAGGGGAATAATAAAAAGATTGTGATATTTTGACGACTAATTTATGGCGTTGGTTCAATTATAGTAACCTCAATTCGGGATAATGCATTGTGATTAGCACAAGTTTTGGAGTGTAGGTTAAAGATGTGATGTTGGTTAATTATGGTGTGAAATATATTTTGATGACGAAAACCATTGATTATTAAAAATACTATTACTATTGCCCATTCCCTGCCGACCCCCAAAATGTTATCCCGAACTCAAATCATAGTAAAAAGTTGTGGGAAAAGTTTAAGGTTACCTTGCAAAAGAAAAAAGGTTTAGCTATAATAGTTAATCAGCAAAGCCCTTGCGGGTGTAGTTTAGTGGTAAAACCTTAGCCTTCCAAGCTAATGATGGGGGTTCGATTCCCCCCACCCGCTTTGTAAGTTCGTATCCCATGCTTGTTAACCATCTTGGATAACAGGGCGTTACTAGGTCTTTTTTTGAAATTCGACTACTGGTTATTGGTGATTAAAATTTCATTATCAACTATCAATTATCTATTATCAATTGGTTTGTAGCGTTGTCAATTGTTCCATTTTGAGGGAATATAGTTTAGGTGTTTTTTATCGCCATTGTCAAGATATTGATTAGTTTTTAATAAATTGTATGATTTCTAGTAATGATTTTCGCACGGGTGTTAGCATCGAGTTAGATGGCAGTGTTTGGAAGGTTGTTGAGTTTCTCCATGTGAAACCCGGTAAGGGAGCAGCTTTTGTGCGTACTAAGTTAAAAAATGCTCAGACGGGTAATACCATGGAAAAAACGTTCAGGGCTGGGGAAACCGTACCCCAAGCAAACCTTGAAAAACGTACCATGCAACATACCTATAAGGATGGGGATCAATATGTGTTTATGGATATGGAAACCTTTGAGGAGGCGAGATTATCGGAAGAGCAAATTGGCGATCGCTCCAAATACCTCAAGGAAGAAATGGAAGTTAATATCCTTTATTGGAATACTACTGTTTTAGATGTGGAGTTACCTACTTCTGTGGTATTGGAAGTGACAGAAACCGATCCGGGTGTGAAGGGAGATACTGCGACGGGAGGTACAAAACCTGCCATCGTGGAAACAGGGGCTCAAATTATGGTGCCTTTATTTGTCTCCATCGGTGAGAAAATTAAGATTGATACCCGTACCGATACTTATTTAGGTAGAGAAAACTAAGCTAAGATTAAACCTTGACTTTGTTAACATAAACCCTTTAGATCATAAATTTTAACAGTGCCAATAGATTTTAAGCAATTACAAGAATTTATAGAGGCGATCGCCACTACAGACATTACCGAATTAACTATCAAAGAAGGAGACTTCGAGTTAACGGTTAATAAAAGTAAACCTGAGGTGGCAACCCCCAACTATACCATTAGCCCCCCCCCTGTGGCTGTCACCCCGACAGTGGAGAATAATACTCCTGAGGCGATCGCACCTTCTCAGAATATAGAAAAACCAGCAGAGGAAAACAACAAAAAAAGAGATAATTGGAAAGAAATAACCTCTCCCATGGTAGGAACATTTTATCGAGCATCAGCACCGGGGGAATCACCCTTCGTGGAAGAAGGAGATAAAATCAGTGTGGGTAGTGTGGTATGTATCATCGAAGCCATGAAATTAATGAACGAAATTGAATCGGAAATCACTGGCCAAGTGATGGAAATAGCCGTAGAAAATGGTGAACCCGTGGAATATGGGCAAACCTTACTCTGGGTGGCAACCTAAACCAATTTTTTTGGGATTCCGATGCTGATATGCCACTTCCTCAAAAACCCTATATTCCTGAATTTGGGAAAATAGGGCAAAATATTATTAAATTTCATCAGGAATAACCCATTTTGGGGGCTGAGTCAACTTTTTCAGCCGAGCAGCCTCTGCCATTTCTAGCATTTTATCCAAAGAGGTATCATCTAAGAACTTTTTTGCTTCTTTGGCATATTCTTTATTGGGGCATTCATCCCCTAAAATACAACCGTTGACACACTCAACCTTACAATTTACTTCTTTAGTCATAATCAATAATTGTCTTACCTGTGTTATTCCTCACCTCAAATTATCTCATAATACAACTATTGTTTAATGGCTAGTTATATGGAGTTCGGATAATTCCTTGTAAATAGATTGTATCTTCTCAGTTGCCCCACCGTGTAATGAATTATACCCAATCCGATTTAGAAAATAGATCATCACTCGCCTTGCAATGAATTACAAGGCTAACAGTTTATCGTTCAATAAATTGAACTAAGGTATATTTTGTTTTACAGATTTAGTCTAAACTACAGTTATGGCATTGCTGATTTTGAGGATGAAACATTATTAAATGACAGTAAATGTATAGTATTAAAACTATTATTACTATTGACCATTCCCTATTGCCAAACTAAACTAAAAATCATACCTTAATTCACCAACGCCACAGTTATTATCCTTACTCCCC encodes:
- a CDS encoding PQQ-dependent sugar dehydrogenase, translated to MTLKYLLPLILITLTACDQKQDQNPAPLSSNNTPSLSTNTLNPEPIIIDVEELPEPFATESASSPPRILPIPSQRIFNLPEGFTVNVYADGLNNPRWLRLTPEGDVLVTETRDNRITRLQDTNNDGVADQKSIFADADNGLDIPFGMAFTENYFFLGNHNGVRRYAYTSGQNQLEGEGQLIATLPGGGYNQHWTRNVVVSPTEDKLYISIGSRSNNDVEELPRASIQTMDFNGDNQQTFAFGLRNPVGLDFHPITNQLFTTVNERDGLGDNLVPDYFTSVQEGGFYGWPYSYFTPQLLDPRHTNSNGESVNPELVNRTIMPEVLIESHSAALGMQFYDGDTFPEKYHNGAFVAFRGSWNRNQGTGYKLAFIPFDDNNQPKGYYEDFLTGFLTDASIPSTWGRPVGVLVLNDGSLLFTEEANGVIYRVQYVGD
- the accB gene encoding acetyl-CoA carboxylase biotin carboxyl carrier protein, yielding MPIDFKQLQEFIEAIATTDITELTIKEGDFELTVNKSKPEVATPNYTISPPPVAVTPTVENNTPEAIAPSQNIEKPAEENNKKRDNWKEITSPMVGTFYRASAPGESPFVEEGDKISVGSVVCIIEAMKLMNEIESEITGQVMEIAVENGEPVEYGQTLLWVAT
- the efp gene encoding elongation factor P; translated protein: MISSNDFRTGVSIELDGSVWKVVEFLHVKPGKGAAFVRTKLKNAQTGNTMEKTFRAGETVPQANLEKRTMQHTYKDGDQYVFMDMETFEEARLSEEQIGDRSKYLKEEMEVNILYWNTTVLDVELPTSVVLEVTETDPGVKGDTATGGTKPAIVETGAQIMVPLFVSIGEKIKIDTRTDTYLGREN